Proteins encoded together in one Juglans regia cultivar Chandler chromosome 9, Walnut 2.0, whole genome shotgun sequence window:
- the LOC109010123 gene encoding probable protein phosphatase 2C 8 has translation MDVSSSGTLSYSGGSSDDGAKPIEVPVSGGVGGGGEKGRSFARPSQSSISVIGRRRVMEDAVRVAPRFAAPGQYCDTYDFFAVYDGHNGDTVANACRDRLHLILVEEVERWWRTCGGRGVDWENAMVECFAKMDEEVNGGGTDDGAARTVGSTAVVVLVGKEEVVVANCGDSRAVLCRDGVAVPLSHDHKPDRPDERERVEAAGGRVIEWNGSRVLGVLATSRSIGDHYLRPYVISEPEVTVTERTESDDFIVIASDGLWDVISNELACKVGQICLNDGRVKRKFSYDLNGNCAADAAAVLAKLAMARGSKDNISVIVVQLRKSR, from the exons ATGGACGTTTCGTCATCCGGTACTTTGTCGTACTCCGGTGGCTCTTCGGATGATGGAGCAAAGCCGATCGAAGTACCGGTATCCGGCGGGgtcggaggaggaggagaaaagGGACGGAGCTTTGCACGTCCATCGCAAAGTTCTATATCGGTGATCGGACGGCGGAGAGTTATGGAGGATGCGGTGAGAGTGGCACCGAGGTTCGCTGCACCGGGACAGTACTGCGATACGTACGATTTCTTCGCGGTGTACGACGGGCACAACGGGGACACGGTAGCGAACGCGTGCCGGGATAGATTGCACTTGATTCTGGTGGAGGAGGTGGAACGGTGGTGGAGGACGTGCGGGGGCCGGGGAGTGGACTGGGAAAATGCGATGGTGGAGTGCTTCGCGAAGATGGACGAGGAGGTGAACGGCGGTGGGACAGACGACGGAGCAGCGAGAACGGTGGGATCCACGGCGGTTGTCGTGTTAGTGGGGAAGGAGGAGGTGGTCGTCGCCAATTGCGGAGACTCAAGGGCGGTTCTGTGTCGTGACGGTGTAGCCGTGCCTCTATCACATGATCATAAG CCTGATCGACCTGATGAAAGGGAGAGAGTGGAAGCAGCAGGAGGAAGGGTCATAGAATGGAACGGCTCTCGTGTCCTCGGCGTCCTTGCCACTTCAAGATCTATAG GAGACCACTATTTGAGGCCATATGTGATTTCCGAACCAGAGGTCACTGTCACAGAGCGAACTGAGTCCGACGACTTCATTGTAATAGCCAGTGATGGTCTCTGGGATGTTATCTCCAACGAGCTTGCCTGCAAGGTCGGACAGATTTGTCTCAATGATGGTCGTGTCAAGAGGAAGTTTTCATATGATTTGAATGGAAATTGTGCAGCAGATGCAGCAGCAGTGTTAGCAAAGCTAGCAATGGCTCGGGGGAGCAAAGACAATATCAGTGTTATAGTTGTGCAGCTGAGGAAGTCGCGCTAG